CTGATATCTGGTCTCTCCGACTGCGCTGTCTCTCTGAAGGACATCCGCGAGCACAACGACGCTGACatccttcagcttctccaggTGCTCCAAGCCTGTCTGCAGTTCTCGCTGTGGTCACAGAACATTCTCAAGAAGAAACTGCTGGAGGTGCAGTCAACGCACACCTCTGAGCAGGTATCGGCGCAACAGCTTGAGAACCTGGAGAAGCGCTACCACACGCTTGAGCAGGAGATCGCAGTCACGCACAAGGAGCGGGACATGCTGTCGTTGGGCACGGCAAACCTTCGCGCCTCCCTAGTGCAGATGGAGACGACGATTaagcagcaagagcagcagctgcagcaagaACGAAAACGCAGCGCACGTCTGGTGGCCAAGCTGGAGAAGGTGTTGGGTGCGCAGGCACTGGCAGCGCCGTTGAGGTCAGCATCACGTTTGCATCTCCCTCGACAGCTACAGCAGCGCCCAATTTATGATGTGCACACACCTGCGCCAACGCACCGAACGAAGAAGGCTTCTATCACACGCCACCATCCCCATATTCCCATAGACGACGCAGATGCGCAGAGAGACGGCACCGCCTCTTTAACAAGCGATACCTCCTACGGCGACAGCTGTCTGTCAGCCGAGATCCCCACCAGGGCACACTTCTACCTTTCCCGACCCTGCGATCGCCTTGATCCTCTTCCGCCCCCTTTCCTCGATTGGCGCACCTTGGTACGGTACATCATCCGTGAGGAGCAGAGGGTATCGGCGTGGGCCTCTACCGATGCTTCACCCCCCGCTGCAGGGCTGCCGGCCGATGAGAGGCGCACCACGAGCAAGCCGGCAGTGAGCTTGCCTGCTGCAACCACGCCGCGAGACACGGAAGAGAGGCTCCCATTGTTTCTTTCGGACCTCGCCGCTGGCATCAGGGAGGACGTCGCCGCGTACTCCCGCGCAGTGACGACACGCACCGAGGAGATCGCGCATGCCGTCACGCAGGAGTGCATGCAGGAAACCGCAAAGGCACAGCAGACGTTGATAACGGAGGTGCAAGCTGCACTTGGCAGTCTCGCCGCTGAGTTGGCGAACCACAAACAGCAGAGTGATACCACACCATCGCCTGCTATCAGaaccaccgcagcggcatccGCCACGAGTGGCGTCCCCAGCCCCCATGCACACGCCGCCTCGACCTCACCGGTGTTGGCGTCTTCGTCTGTGAGGAAATCTGCTGCCGCAGAGTCGCCGGTGTCCTCCTATGGCTCCGGCAACGCTCCCGTCACCTCGACCAACGCCCCGCCAACGAACGAGTCGAAACCGCTCCCATCGCCTCCGAAAGCCTCCGCATCGCCTCTTCCGCTGACCACCGATGGTTCGCCGCTAGCGTCGCACCTCCATTCCTTCTTTGCGTCCAGCGTACCCCAGAGCCGCTCCACGGCAGGTCGGGAGGTGCTCGACAACGACTCGAAGCGGCGCACGTGCTTACCAGACTTCTCACCCAGCATTCTATGCACGCCGCCCGCCAGCGAgcacggcgacgccgcagcgctgccagacgctggcagcggcgggcCACCCAGCGTCGTCGCCCGAGCGGATGAAGATGAGCGAGACGTCGATGTGGACCTCCTGCCGCTAGATAGCTCCTCGTTAACCTCACCACCGGATTCCTACCAAAGCTCCGACAAAGCGGATGGTGCGAATGAAATCGGTCAGGCGTACCCCAGCGGGCTTGCTAGGCCGTCCTCGGCGC
This portion of the Leishmania panamensis strain MHOM/PA/94/PSC-1 chromosome 11 sequence genome encodes:
- a CDS encoding hypothetical protein (TriTrypDB/GeneDB-style sysID: LpmP.11.0170), whose product is MASTLVRDLQQFRYVTTFTNPLPWPHVRHVSVPELRHAAPDLSVMANLISGLSDCAVSLKDIREHNDADILQLLQVLQACLQFSLWSQNILKKKLLEVQSTHTSEQVSAQQLENLEKRYHTLEQEIAVTHKERDMLSLGTANLRASLVQMETTIKQQEQQLQQERKRSARLVAKLEKVLGAQALAAPLRSASRLHLPRQLQQRPIYDVHTPAPTHRTKKASITRHHPHIPIDDADAQRDGTASLTSDTSYGDSCLSAEIPTRAHFYLSRPCDRLDPLPPPFLDWRTLVRYIIREEQRVSAWASTDASPPAAGLPADERRTTSKPAVSLPAATTPRDTEERLPLFLSDLAAGIREDVAAYSRAVTTRTEEIAHAVTQECMQETAKAQQTLITEVQAALGSLAAELANHKQQSDTTPSPAIRTTAAASATSGVPSPHAHAASTSPVLASSSVRKSAAAESPVSSYGSGNAPVTSTNAPPTNESKPLPSPPKASASPLPLTTDGSPLASHLHSFFASSVPQSRSTAGREVLDNDSKRRTCLPDFSPSILCTPPASEHGDAAALPDAGSGGPPSVVARADEDERDVDVDLLPLDSSSLTSPPDSYQSSDKADGANEIGQAYPSGLARPSSAPPVYPSKTPPTAAVVVPSAASWHLSPHRILSSHYSIHSDASEGSSRGSSQMLRETRAQLQALLEEEEAAVRAKNHR